A segment of the Bordetella flabilis genome:
TGGTGACGTAATGAAGCTGCAGATCAAGGTCGGTCCGGACGGCGTCATCCAGGACGCGCGTTTCAAGACCTATGGCTGTGGTTCGGCCATCGCCTCCAGCTCGCTTGTCACCGAATGGGTCAAGGGCAAGACGCTGGACGAGGCGATGACCATCCGCAACACGCAGATCGCCGAAGAACTGGCGTTGCCGCCGGTCAAGATCCACTGTTCCATCCTGGCGGAAGACGCCATCAAAGCGGCCGTGCAGGACTACAAAGAAAAGCATACGCGGAGCTGATAGATATGGCGGTCACACTGACTTCCCAAGCGGCGAACCACATCAGCCGTTACCTGCAGCGCCGCGGCAAAGGGGTGGGCCTGCGCCTGGGCGTCAGGACCACCGGCTGCTCGGGCATGGCCTACAAGCTGGAATATGTGGATGAACCCGATGCCATGGATCAGGTTTTCGAGAGCCATGGCGTAAAGGTGTTCGTGGATCCGAAGAGCCTGGCCTATATCGACGGGACGGAGCTGGACTACGCCCGTGAAGGGCTCAACGAAGGGTTTAAGTTCCACAACCCCAACGAGAAGGCGACCTGCGGCTGCGGCGAGTCTTTCACGGTGTAGTTTTGGCTGCGGACGATCATTTCGCCTTGTTCGGGCTGCCGGCACGTTTCGATATCGACGCATCCAGGCTGGAGCAGGCGTGGCGGACGGTCGCGGCGCAGGTCCACCCGGACCGCTATGCCACGGCGTCGCCCGCCGAACGGCGGGTGGCGATGCAGTGGTCTGCCAGGGCCAACGAGGCTTATCGTCAATTGCGAGACCCGCTGCTGCGTGCGCGCTACCTGTGCGAGCGGGCGGGGGTGGACCTGCAGACCGAAAGCAACACGTCCATGGACACCGATTTCCTGATGCAGCAGATGGCGTGGCGCGAAATGCTGGACGACATTCGCGAGCAGGGCGGCACCGGGCCGGCTGCTGACACGCTACGCGCGCAGCTCGATGCCGCGGAAGCCGACCTCCGGCGGTCCGTGGGTGAATTGCTGGATGACCAAGACGATGCCGTCAGCGCGGCCACAAAGATCCGGGAGTGGATGTTCGTGCGCAAAATGAGCCAGGAGCTGGCGCTCGCCGCCGACTAGCCCGCGCCGCCCGTGCCGCGCCGACCCGAGCGCTGGCGCTCATAACCATAACGATTCCAACCATGGCTTTATTGCAGATTTCAGAACCGGGAGAGTCGCCGGCGCCGCATGAGCGCAAGCTGGCGGTCGGTATCGACTTGGGTACGACCAACTCGCTGGTGGCGGCCGTGCGCAGCAGTGTGCCCGAGGTCCTGCTGGACGAAACGGGTCGCGCCCTGTTGCCTTCCGCGGTGCGCTATCTGCCGGATGGCGCCATGGTGGTCGGGTACGACGCCCTCGCCACGCAGGCCGAAGATCCCAGCAATACCATCGTGTCCGTGAAGCGCTTCATGGGCCGTACGGCCGACGAGGCGCGCGCTTCGGGCGCCCGCTACGACTTCGTGGACGCGCCGGGCATGGTGCGCTTGCAGACCGTGCAAGGCGAGGTCAGCCCGATCGAGGTTTCGTCGCATATCCTCGCTCAGCTGCGCGCGCGCGCCACGGCCGCCTTGGGCGACGATTTGGTGGGCGCGGTCATTACAGTGCCGGCTTACTTTGACGATGCGCAGCGCCAGGCCACCCGCGATGCCGCCCGCCTGGCGGGCTTGAACGTGTTGCGGCTCCTGAACGAGCCTACCGCTGCGGCCATTGCCTACGGCCTGGAGAACGCCGCCGAAGGCGTCTACGCCGTGTATGACCTGGGCGGCGGCACCTTCGATGTATCGATCCTGCGCTTGACCAAGGGTGTTTTCGAAGTCATCGCCACGGGTGGCGATACCGCCCTGGGCGGAGACGATTTTGATGCGCTGATTGCTGAACGCGTAGCGGCCTCGCTGCCCGGCGCCGACCGGTGGTCGCGCCAGGACCGGCGTGCGCTGACGGTCGCGGCCCGCGCGGCGCGTGAAAGGCTGTCGGCCGAGACCCATACCGCCATCACCTTCCAACTGCAGGACGGCACGCAGGTGGATTCACCGCTGAGCCGGGCCCAGTTCGAAGTACTGGCCGAGCCCTTGATCGAACGTACGCTGGCGTGCGCGCGCCGCGCATTGCGTGATGCCGCGCTGCAGCCTGCTGACGTCAAAGGAGTCGTGATGGTGGGGGGCGCGACGCGCATGCCCATCGTGCGCCGAGCGGTGGGCGAACTGTTCGGACAGACGCCGTTGACCGATCTCGATCCGGACCAGGTGGTCGCTTTGGGCGCGGCCTTGCAGGCGAATCTGCTGGCCGGCAACCGGCTTCCGGGCGAGGATTGGCTGCTGCTTGATGTTATTCCGTTGTCGCTCGGCCTGGAGACCATGGGCGGGCTGGTGGAACGCATCATCCCGCGCAATAGCACTATTCCGGTGGCGCGGGCGCAGGAGTTCACCACCTTCAAGGATGGCCAGAGCGCCATGAGCATCCACGTGGTGCAGGGTGAGCGCGAGCTGGTCTCCGCCTGCCGTTCGCTCGCGCGATTCGAACTGCGCGGGATTCCACCGATGGTGGCGGGCGCCGCGCGCATCCGCGTAACCTTCCAGGTGGATGCCGATGGGCTGCTGGGCGTGACGGCTCGGGAGCAAAGTTCCGGCATCGAGGCTTCGGTGGTCGTCAAACCCTCGTATGGGCTGTCCGACGACGAAATCACCCGCATGCTCGCCGACAGCATCAGCCAGGCCGATGCCGATGCGCGAGCCCGGATGTTGCGCGAACAGCAGGTCGAGGCGCGGCAATTGGTAGAGTCGGTGCGCGCAGCGCTGGCCGCCGATGCCGATTTGCTCGATCCACGAGAACGTGCCGAGATCGATGGCGCGCTGCAGGCCGCCGATACGGCCCAGCACCGCGAGGACGTCGAGGCCGTGCGGGCGGCGGTGCAAGCGCTGTCCGACGCCACGGCATCGTTCGCCGCGCGCCGCATGGACCGCAGCATCCGCACCGCGCTGTCTGGCCGCAAGCTGGACGATTTGACCTGAGCAGTCGCCAATTTCCTCTCCTTACAGACCATGCCGAAACTGACCGTATTGCCGCACCCTGACGTCTGTCCCGAGGGAAAAGTGATCGAGGACGCGCCCGTCGGCGTGTCGATCTGCCGCATCCTGCTCGACAACCACGTCGAGATCGAGCATGCCTGCGAGCTGTCATGTGCCTGTACCACGTGCCATGTCATCGTGCGGGCAGGCTTTCAATCGTTGGACGAAGCCAGCGACATGGAAGAGGACCTGCTCGACAAGGCGTGGGGCCTGACGTCGACGTCCCGGCTCTCCTGCCAGGCCAAAGTGGCGGACGAGGACCTGACGGTCGAAATTCCGCGCTACACCATCAACCACGCCAAGGAGAGCCACTGATGAAGTGGACTGATACTTACGATATCGCCGCTGCCCTTGCGGACCGGCATCCCGATATCGATCCGGCACAGGTGCGGTTCACGGCGCTGCGCGAGATGGTGCTGGCGCTGCCGGACTTCGATGACGATCCGCAGCGCTGCGGCGAGAAAATCCTGGAAGCCATCCAGCAAGCCTGGATTGACGAGGCGGCCTAGAGACAGAGCTCCGTCCCCGGCCAGTCCCAGCGGCCATCCTGCATGGCTCGTCCCTTACCGGCCATTTCTGTCCGGCTGGCCCGGCATGGCAGCATGACGCCGCACCACCACATCCGAAGGCCCTGCCTGTCGGCATAACGGCGCGTTTCAATACCGGCGGTAGCAGTATCATCGCCAGTTGTTGCCACTCGACCTCTATCGACATGCCGCTCCCCATCCTGCGCTTCGGCTTGGCCGCCAATCGCATGCATCACGAGACGCCTGATGCGGTGTTGTTCGACTGGCTTCGGGCGTGCTCAAGCAGTATTCGCGAACTTGGCATCCATCTGTACACGGTGGGCCGCACGCATGACGCGATTTCGCGTGAAGGCATGCTGCAGGGCTATGCCGGGCTGATCCGATATCCGTACGGCCGCGAGGGCGGTTTGATGAAGCTCGTGGCCCGGATCACGGAGGCGCGGGACGGCACGCCGCCTTTCGATGGCGCGATCTACCTGATCGACCCCGTCGACCCATCCTCAATCTTTCCCGAGGCGCTGGCTTTGAAGCGGCAGTGCGTGACGCACGGCAAGCCTTTCATTTCCACGCTTGCTGGGGCGCTGGAATGGGTAGAGGTGGAGCGGCTGCATGCCGGTCTGGCGCCCGATCCGGGCCTGGGGGGCATGTTCGACTTCTCCGGCCAGACACTGGCGCTGATTGCCCATGACGCCCTGAAGGACGAAATGGTTGCGTTTGCCGACGCCCATTTCGACGTTCTGTCGCGATTCCGGCGCCGCGTGGCGACGGGCACGACCGGCGGCCGGCTCAATGAGCTGGCGTGGTCGCGCGGCTGGCCCAAGGACCAGTCCTGGGTGCACCGCTATCTGAGCGGGCCGCTGGGCGGCGATGCCCAGATCGCGGAATTGGTGCTCGAGCGCCAGTGCCAG
Coding sequences within it:
- the hscA gene encoding Fe-S protein assembly chaperone HscA, producing the protein MALLQISEPGESPAPHERKLAVGIDLGTTNSLVAAVRSSVPEVLLDETGRALLPSAVRYLPDGAMVVGYDALATQAEDPSNTIVSVKRFMGRTADEARASGARYDFVDAPGMVRLQTVQGEVSPIEVSSHILAQLRARATAALGDDLVGAVITVPAYFDDAQRQATRDAARLAGLNVLRLLNEPTAAAIAYGLENAAEGVYAVYDLGGGTFDVSILRLTKGVFEVIATGGDTALGGDDFDALIAERVAASLPGADRWSRQDRRALTVAARAARERLSAETHTAITFQLQDGTQVDSPLSRAQFEVLAEPLIERTLACARRALRDAALQPADVKGVVMVGGATRMPIVRRAVGELFGQTPLTDLDPDQVVALGAALQANLLAGNRLPGEDWLLLDVIPLSLGLETMGGLVERIIPRNSTIPVARAQEFTTFKDGQSAMSIHVVQGERELVSACRSLARFELRGIPPMVAGAARIRVTFQVDADGLLGVTAREQSSGIEASVVVKPSYGLSDDEITRMLADSISQADADARARMLREQQVEARQLVESVRAALAADADLLDPRERAEIDGALQAADTAQHREDVEAVRAAVQALSDATASFAARRMDRSIRTALSGRKLDDLT
- the hscB gene encoding Fe-S protein assembly co-chaperone HscB — protein: MAADDHFALFGLPARFDIDASRLEQAWRTVAAQVHPDRYATASPAERRVAMQWSARANEAYRQLRDPLLRARYLCERAGVDLQTESNTSMDTDFLMQQMAWREMLDDIREQGGTGPAADTLRAQLDAAEADLRRSVGELLDDQDDAVSAATKIREWMFVRKMSQELALAAD
- the iscU gene encoding Fe-S cluster assembly scaffold IscU, which gives rise to MAYSEKVLDHYENPRNVGSFDKGDESIGTGMVGAPACGDVMKLQIKVGPDGVIQDARFKTYGCGSAIASSSLVTEWVKGKTLDEAMTIRNTQIAEELALPPVKIHCSILAEDAIKAAVQDYKEKHTRS
- the iscX gene encoding Fe-S cluster assembly protein IscX; amino-acid sequence: MKWTDTYDIAAALADRHPDIDPAQVRFTALREMVLALPDFDDDPQRCGEKILEAIQQAWIDEAA
- the iscA gene encoding iron-sulfur cluster assembly protein IscA, with translation MAVTLTSQAANHISRYLQRRGKGVGLRLGVRTTGCSGMAYKLEYVDEPDAMDQVFESHGVKVFVDPKSLAYIDGTELDYAREGLNEGFKFHNPNEKATCGCGESFTV
- a CDS encoding methylglyoxal synthase; this translates as MPLPILRFGLAANRMHHETPDAVLFDWLRACSSSIRELGIHLYTVGRTHDAISREGMLQGYAGLIRYPYGREGGLMKLVARITEARDGTPPFDGAIYLIDPVDPSSIFPEALALKRQCVTHGKPFISTLAGALEWVEVERLHAGLAPDPGLGGMFDFSGQTLALIAHDALKDEMVAFADAHFDVLSRFRRRVATGTTGGRLNELAWSRGWPKDQSWVHRYLSGPLGGDAQIAELVLERQCQRVIFFEDPHVARQHEADIQLLERAVRVVTRTASCATSPAVARRWANAAVLRDRH
- the fdx gene encoding ISC system 2Fe-2S type ferredoxin, giving the protein MPKLTVLPHPDVCPEGKVIEDAPVGVSICRILLDNHVEIEHACELSCACTTCHVIVRAGFQSLDEASDMEEDLLDKAWGLTSTSRLSCQAKVADEDLTVEIPRYTINHAKESH